The genomic DNA GGGGGAGCCGGTTCAGGACGTACGTGGAGAGGAAGAACCCGGCCCAGCCGGCCAGCAGGCTCGGCGCCCACCCCATCCTCAGGGCCGCGCGGCAGTATACGAGGCTGTAGACGGCCAGCGAGGCGAGCCCGGCGATCGTCGCGCGTGCAGCCCCCGCGGCGAACGCCTCCCCCTGCTCCACCCCGATGAAGAAGACGATCGGGCCCGCGACGACCGGCAGCGCCACGAGCCAGCCGCTGACGGCCGTCCCCCAGCGCCGCCCCGCCAGGCTCAGCGCGAGGATGAAAAACGGCACCAGCGTCAATTTGAACGCGAACAGCGCGGACATCCACCCCTCCATTATTCGAGGAAGAAATATATCCTATCTGCTATCTTCTTCGGACGCCGTAGATTCCGAACAGGAGGGTTCGCGCAATGGCACGGGTCAACGAGCATTACCTCAAGCTGAAAGCCGGGTACCTGTTCCCGGAGATCGGGCGCCGGGTCCGTGCTTTCGCCGCGGCGAACCCTTCCGCGAAGGTCATCCGGCTCGGGATCGGCGACGTCACGCGTCCGCTGCCCCCCGCGGTCCTGTCGGCGTTCCACGACGCCGTCTCCGAGCTCGGCGACGAGAAGACGTTCATGGGGTACGGTCCCGAGCAGGGGTACGACTTTCTCATCGACACGCTGATCGAACGGGCGTACGCGCCGCTGGGCGTCCGCCTCCAGCGGAGCGAAATCTTCATCTCGGACGGATCGAAGTGCGACACCGCGAACATCCTCGACATCTTTTCCCTCGACAACAAGGTGGCGATCGGAGACCCGGTCTACCCGGTCTACAACGACACGAACGTGATGATCGGGCGCTCCGGGCCTGCCGACGAGCACGGCTACTACCGGGGGATCGTCTACCTTCCGTGCACCGAGACGAACGGCTTCTTCCCCGACCTTCCGAAGGAGAAGGTCGACATCGTCTACCTCTGCTCCCCCAACAACCCGACGGGCACGGTCGCGACGAAGTCGCAGCTGAAAAGCTGGGTCGACTACGCCCTCGCCAACGATGCGGTGATCTTCTTCGACGCGGCGTACGAGGCGTTCATCACGGAGCCCGGCTATCCCCACTCCATCTACGAGATCGAGGGCGCGAAGCGGTGCGCCGTCGAGTTCCGCTCCTTCTCCAAGACCGCCGGCTTCACCGGCGTGCGGTGCGCGTCGACCGTGGTGCCGGAGGTGGTGACGGCGAACAGTCCGGGCGGCGAGCGGGTGGCGCTCAACAAGCTGTGGAACCGGCGGCAGACGACGAAGTTCAACGGCGTCTCCTACCCGGTTCAAAGGGCCGCGGCGGCGGTCTACTCCGAGGAGGGGTGGCGGCAGACGAAGGCGACCGTCGACTACTACATGGAAAACGCGAAGATCATCCGGGAGGTGCTTGCGGGCGCGGGGCTCACCGTTTACGGCGGCGTCAACGCCCCCTACATCTGGCTGAAGACCCCGGGGGGGATCTCCTCGTGGGACTTTTTCGACCGCCTTCTCACGGAGTGCAACGTGGTCGGGACGCCCGGCAGCGGGTTCGGGCCGTCGGGCGAGGGATTCTTCCGGCTGTCGGCCTTCGGCAACCGCGACAACGTGGTGGAAGCGGTGAGGCGGATCCGGAGGAACCTGCGCTAGAAAACCGGCCGGTGCGGGCGGGGGCCTCTTCAGCCCTTGCCGGGTTTCGTTCCGAGGCTCCCGGGAGGCATGGGGAAATGGGTCACGTTCCCCTGGGGCGGGGCGATCGAGACGATCTTGTTCGTCCCCTCCTTCTCGACCTCGTCGATGCGCACCACGGCCTGCAGCGGGATGTAGGTGCGCTTGACGCCGGCGAATTCGGATTTGAGCCGCTCCTCCGACGGGTCGACGAGCACGCCGCCCCGGTTGCCGAAGAGGATCTCCTCGACCTCGACGAAGGCGAAGAGCGCCCCCTGGCCCACCTTCCGCGCATAAAGTTCGTACAGGCTCTCCTGGTTCCGGAAGAGCACCCTGTAGACGGACTTCGTCTTCACGATCCCTCAGTTCTTGTGGCGGTAGAGGATGAGGCCGTGGGTCGGGTCGTAGGGGGAAACGCCGATCGTCACGCGGTCCCCCGAGATGACGCGGATCCGGAACCGGCGCATGGCGCCGCCGAGCTTCGCCGTGAGCGTATGGCCGTTTTCGAGCTTGACGACGAAATTACCGCCGCCCCGGGCCTCGGTCACGGTTCCTTCGAGATTCGCCAGATCGTCCTTTGCCAAGATTCTCTCACTTTCCCTTTTTCCCCAATTTACCACACCTTGACCGGGAACGCTTGGGAGATCCGCGGGACCCCGTCACCCCGGTCTCCGGCGTGGGATATAATGAATCCCCGGCACCCGGATGAATACCCTTACGCTCCCAATGCCCGAAGCGGTCCTGTTCGATTTCGACGGGATTCTCGTCGACAGCGAACCGATGCATTACCGGGCGTTCACCGAGGTTCTCGATCCGCTCGGGATGGGGTTCCCGTGGAAGGAGTACGTCGAGATCTACATGGGGTTCGACGACCGCGACGCCTTCCGGGAGGCGTTCCGGGCGAAGGGGATCGACCTCGACGACGCGACCCTCGCGACCCTCGTCGCCGCGAAGTCCGGGGCGTTCCTTCGCGGCCTGCGCGACGGGGTGACCGCCTACCCGGGAGCCGTCCCCATGATCGAGTCCCTGCACGCGGCCGGACGCCCGCTGGCCCTGTGCAGCGGCGCGCTTCGTTCCGACATCGACCCGATCCTCACGAAATTGGGCGTCGCCCGCCGCTTCGACGTGATCGTTTCCGCCGACGATGTCCGGAGGAGCAAGCCCGATCCGGAAAGCTACGCGCTCGCCTTTCGGAGACTGTCCGGGGCATACCCGACCTCGCTGACGGTCCCGGGGAAATCGATCGCGGTCGAGGACACCCCCGCCGGGATCCGGTCCGCGAAGGGGGCGGGACTCCGGGTGCTCGCCGTCACCAACAGCTACGATGCGGGAGACCTCGCCGAAGCCGACTGGATCGTCGATTCGCTGGAGAACGTCCGCTTCGAGGGGTGACTCCCGATCCTCCTACCCTTTGGCGTCCGCCGCCGCCATGGACCGCATCCTCTCCAGCAGACGGACGAGGCCCAAGGTGTCCTGTTTGCAATATTCCAGCAACGCCTTGCGCAGCCTGGACAGCTCCGCACGGTCCGCGATGGTTTCCATGGTGAAGTACGCCTCCGACGCCATCGCCCCGTCGCTGATCTCCAGATCTTTGTACGTCATCTCCGGCACGAGGGCCGGCAGTACGGATTTCAGGGAATACGAGCCGTTCATCCGCCAGTCATAGATGTCCCGCCTCTTGAACGGCTCCATCAGGTCGATCATCCCCTCGGAGATCGCGTTCAGGCGTTTTCGGAGCTTCGGGAGGAATTCCCCCAGCTCCCTCAGCACCCGTTTCTCGAAGGCCATGTTGTAGGCGATCAAGCACGCACCGAAGGGGATCTCGCCCAGCAGCTTTTCCGCGATCTCCTTCCGGGGGTCCACGCCGGGTTGCGCGAGGTATTCGAAGTGCCTTGCCTCCTCCCCTTCCGCGTCGATGCGGTGCAGGGAGTATTGGAACGGCACCTGCTGGTACGGCCGGGTCCCGTCGAACAGCGGGATGGCCGAGCCGAACGTCTCGAAGTCAAGGAGGCAGACCGGATACCGGACTTTTTTAAGGAACTCCCGGATCTTCGCGGGATCCGCGTGCGACTTCCTGTCCAGGAAATACTCGGCCTGCATTCTCTGCATCAGGTTCAGCGAATCGAGCGGGACATCCTGCAGCTTGATGACCCCCTGCCGGTACAGCTCCCACCGGTCGATCCCACGTCCCCGCAGGGAGAAGACGGAATGCTCGGGGACGTGCTGCCAGCAGTGGTCCATGAAGTCGCATGGGTACGGGTCCTCGCAGTGGGGCCCGATGTCGATCTTCGGCACCTTCCCCCGCAGCATCTCCCGCATCTCGGCCAGCTCCTCCGGAATGGACGCCTGCTTCTCCTTTACGATCCTGGAGATGTCCTGGAGGACGAACATCTCCTCCGGGACGATGTCCCCGTCCCGCACGTAGCCGTTGTTGATGTGCACGAGGTACGCCTTGTTGATGGGGAGCCCGCACCCGGAGAGGACGTAATACTGCACCGCGACGTCATCCCAGTAATGCTCCTTCACGGAGGTGGAGCTCTTCACTTCGTACAGATCCCAGCAGCCGCGGTTCCGGACGATGATGTCCGCCTTCACGAAGACGTCGTCAAAGGAGAAGGTCGCCTCGTAGATGGCCTTCGTACCGCGGTCGATCTCCTCGCGGGTCTTCGCCATCTGCTCTTCCTTGGTCAGCACGTCGAAGGGTACGACCACGCCCCCGGGGAACAGCATGTGGGCGAAATCGCCGACCTCGTGCCCGCTTTTCCATAACGCCTCGAGCTCCGGTGTCGGTTCGCCCCGGAGTTCCGGCTGGTATTTGTGGAGATACAGGGATTTGTGGCACTGGAGACCACGGATATAGAGCGACTTGCTCAGGTAGGCGGGCTTGTCGGACGGGGACATCTACCCTCCAGGTAATCCTTGATTGCCTTGAGGAATACGTCGCCGTACCGGACGCGTTTATATCCCCCGACCCCGCTCACCCCGGCGAAGGCCTCCAGGTCCACCGGGGCACGGGCTGCCATGTCCCGAAGCGAGGCGTCGCTGAAAACCACGTAGGAGGGCACATGCTGTTCCTCCGCCAGCCTCTTCCGCAAGATGCGCAGCGCCTGGAAGAGGCCTTCGTTCACAAGGACCTCTCCCCCGTAAGGCATCTTCGCCGAGGTCCGCTCTTTCCCCTTCCGTCCTGCCGGTACCGGCATCGGTCGCTGGCGCGCCAGGGTAACCCGATCCTCCCCATGCAGGAGGGACCACGCCTTCTCCGTCAGCCGAAGCACCGCGTAGTTCCCCATGTCCTGCCCCAGGTACCCGAGGTGGATCAACTGGCGGAATACACTCCCCCAGGCTTCCTTGGAAAGTGATGCGCCGATGCCATAGGTCGAAAGCGTACTGTGCCCAAAGGTCCGGATCTTTTCCGTATCCGCCCCTCGCAGAATGTCGATCACATGGCCCACACCAAAACGCTGGCCGGCGCGGTAGACGCATGACAGCGCCTTGCGCGCATCCTCGGTCGCATCGAATCGTTCGGGCGGGTCGATGCAGATGTCGCAGTTTCCACAGTCGGCGTCCAGTCGTTCGCCGAAATAGCCGAGGAGAACCCGACGCCGGCACGTTGCCGCCTCCGCGAACCCAGCCATGGCCCCGAGTTTATGCAGCTCGATCCGTTTCTGGTCCTCGTTCCCGCTGGACTCGATCAGCGAACGGCAAAGGGCGATGTCACCGGCTCCGTACAGAAGCAGCGCCTCCGCGGGCAGTCCATCGCGCCCGGCACGCCCGGTCTCCTGGTAAAACCCCT from Deltaproteobacteria bacterium CG2_30_66_27 includes the following:
- a CDS encoding translation initiation factor IF-1; translated protein: MAKDDLANLEGTVTEARGGGNFVVKLENGHTLTAKLGGAMRRFRIRVISGDRVTIGVSPYDPTHGLILYRHKN
- a CDS encoding HAD family hydrolase → MPEAVLFDFDGILVDSEPMHYRAFTEVLDPLGMGFPWKEYVEIYMGFDDRDAFREAFRAKGIDLDDATLATLVAAKSGAFLRGLRDGVTAYPGAVPMIESLHAAGRPLALCSGALRSDIDPILTKLGVARRFDVIVSADDVRRSKPDPESYALAFRRLSGAYPTSLTVPGKSIAVEDTPAGIRSAKGAGLRVLAVTNSYDAGDLAEADWIVDSLENVRFEG
- a CDS encoding LL-diaminopimelate aminotransferase — its product is MARVNEHYLKLKAGYLFPEIGRRVRAFAAANPSAKVIRLGIGDVTRPLPPAVLSAFHDAVSELGDEKTFMGYGPEQGYDFLIDTLIERAYAPLGVRLQRSEIFISDGSKCDTANILDIFSLDNKVAIGDPVYPVYNDTNVMIGRSGPADEHGYYRGIVYLPCTETNGFFPDLPKEKVDIVYLCSPNNPTGTVATKSQLKSWVDYALANDAVIFFDAAYEAFITEPGYPHSIYEIEGAKRCAVEFRSFSKTAGFTGVRCASTVVPEVVTANSPGGERVALNKLWNRRQTTKFNGVSYPVQRAAAAVYSEEGWRQTKATVDYYMENAKIIREVLAGAGLTVYGGVNAPYIWLKTPGGISSWDFFDRLLTECNVVGTPGSGFGPSGEGFFRLSAFGNRDNVVEAVRRIRRNLR